GATTATAAGTGAGGATATAACAATGGCAGTGTTGGAATTCTTTGAAACAGCACATACGCATAAACCTATCAACTGCACAGCAATAACTTTAGTGCCTAAAGTCAGAAACCCTATGAGTATTAAAGAATATAGGCCTATCTCATGTTCCACAGTTCTATACAAAGTGATCTCCAAGGTTATAACCAGGAGATTGTAGGAAGTTATGGATGATGCCGATGGAAGGAACCACTGGAGATTCATCCAACTTCAATACCCTAAAGGCAAGTGCGTAGGCTATAGAATCCCAAATAGAGCTCCTCTCCTTACAGCCACGACTTAGTAGACAACACACAATCAGCTTTTGTGCCTGGAAGAGTGATAGCTGATAACATAATTCTAAGCCATGAATTAGTAAAAGGCTATGGAAGAAGAGGAGTATCACCTAGATGTATGATGAAACTGGATATGCAGAAAGCCTATGACTCAATTGAATGGCCATTCATGGAGCAAGTTCTAAATGCATTGGCTTTTCCTGACAAATTTGTGAAATGGGTTATGACATGCATGGAGACTGTGACTTATACTGTGATGATAAATGGAAACCTGACAAAACCATTTGAGGCCAAGAAGGGGTTAAGGcaaggagaccctatgtctccaTTTTTGTTTGTGCTGGCAATGGAGTACTTAACAAGAAGCCTCAAAACACTGAACCAGATACCAGATTTCAACTACCATCCTAAGTGAGCAAAGATGAAAATCATGCAGCTTGGATTTGCTGATGACCTTTTATTGTTTTGCAGGGGTGATATAGGCTCAATAAAGCTCTTGTTCCAATGCTTCATGGAGTTCTCAAATGCTTCTGGCCTGATGATCAATAAACACAAGATTTCCATCTTCTTTGGTGGAGTATCACAAGCTGATCAGGAGGAAATCCTAGAGTTGCTAGGAATTCAAAAGGGTGAGCTGCCAGTAAGGTACCTAGGTTCCCCACTAAGTTCAAAAAGAGTATCCATAGGCCAGTGCCAACCTCTAATCGACAAGATAATGGGAAGAATAGAGTCATGGACTGCCAAATTTCTATCTTATGCTAGCAGAGTCCAACTGATAAAAAATGTGTTGTTCTCTATACAGACATACTGGGCACAAGTTTTTGTGTTGCCTAAAAAGATTACAAAGCTAATTGAAGCAATGTGTAGAAGTTTTTTGTGGACTGGCGAAGGAAGTATATCGAAGAAGGCTCTACTGGCATGGGAGAAAGTCTGCTTGCCTAAATCTGCAGGAGGCTTCAACATTATGAATATAGCTGTATGGAACAAGGCTGCCATCTGTAAGTAATTCTAGAATTTGTGCAAGGAGAAAAAGAAATTGTGGATCCAGTGGATACATAGCTACTATATCAAAGGAAGACACATATGCGATGTTCAACTAAAACAAGCATCGTGGATAGTGAATAAGATCTTAAAAGCAAAGGAGACATTCATGGATGCAGGACTCAGCTATGAAGACATCATGAATATCTAAAGCTGCTCAATCAAAAACATATATCACAGGTTGCGTGGAAGATTTGGAAAAGTTAGTTGGAGAAGGATAGTCTTCCATAATACAGGATGCCCACAGTGGACATTTATTCTAACTGTGGCAGCTCATGGGAAGCTATACACAAAGGATAGATTGCATAAGTGGGGATTGCAGGTGGATCAGAAGTGTGTATTGTGCAACCAAGACAATGAAACTATACATCACTTGTTTTTTGAATGCACATATGCGAAAGCATTGTGGAGCGCGTTGTTACCATGGCAAATAATTAGAAGACCTGTAGCTGGTTGGGATGAGGAACTACAATGGGCTGAAAAGAAGACTAAAAGAAATACAGCTGCTACAGAGTTGTATAAAATGGCAGTAGCAGCAACAGTATACCATGTATGGCAAGAAAGGAATACTAGAATTTTTCAAGCAAAGGTGACAGGTTGGGAAGCAGTGAGTAAGAAGATCATTCAAGAGATACATTGTCGAAGTACCAAACATACAGCGGGGATACTACATAGACTAGATTGGTACCCAGTGTAATAGTTAGATATAAGTGTATATAACAGCATATAGGGGGTGATGTATAGGAAAGAAGGTTATCTTGTAAGGATTTTTTGACTTACTTGTAAATATTTTCCCTGGTAGTACAaagtttaattaccaaaaaaaaagggaaaaataccaaaactttTGGGCattcttatatatgcatacatatgctattttgaaagtatttgagtataaaaatacataggaaaaaattgggtatcaacatctgtccctctttacccgaggaggatgaaagagttgtcgggtaaagacaagaTGGCTAATTTTGGCCAAAAACGGTGATTGAAAAAGAACTTTGTCTGCGCTCTAGTTTCTGAGCCGCCTACATAtgcctggttttataggaatcaggctatatgtagttcaggaaccattgacGATATATGTCGATGGAGATTCGAAAAAGGCGGACGCGATGGTCAGATTTTAAAAGGTGTTTGGAGTCAAATGGATTGAGGagaaccggagcgggatcgctcctgctgaggcGGCCGTTTGCTAGCCGGTGTACCTGTAAATGAGCAATGtgagcatatattgtgcataatttaaacatgatgcaagtttgagttggaccatgaatgctgtcttcagatggttaggatgacgtcctcagactatgatgtcttgggccatgaagagcataaaaagtaaagattcacagtccatgaaatggtgttctcgggctatgcagatggtgcctccgaactatgacgcctttgaataagttggcgatctttcagcccatgagaaggtggcaatctttcagccaaatgaatgcaaagagtagcgatctttcagccagAGCATGAATTTAAATgcaagtggcgatatttcagtcgAAGCGAGAATTTAAatgcaggtggcgatatttcagccgaagcGAGAATTTAAATGCaggtggtgatatttcagccgaaGCAAGAACTTAAatgcaggtggcgatatttcagtcgttcgaaaaataaagtggcgatatttcagccatgtgggatggagataatgcttagtctcggaaggcagataagtagccttatgcaggatggatgtagagcttaacctcggaaggcagaaggtAGCCTTacgcaaaaatgcagatggagatagagcttagtctcgaaaagcaaataggtagccttatgcaggatgtaggtagagcttaacctcgggaggcagaaggtagccttatgcaaaaattcagatggagatagagcttagtcttgaaaggcagataggtagccttatacaggatggaggtagagcttaacctcggaaggcagaaaagtagccttatgcaaaatgcagatggagatagagcttagtctcgaaaggcaaataggtagccttatgcaggatggagatagagcttaacctcggaaggcagaaggtagccttatacaaaatacagatggagacagagcttagtctcgaaaggcagataagtagcttTATGCAAGattgaggtagagcttaacctccaAAGACAGaagatagccttatgcagaatgcagatggagacaaagcttagtctcaaaaggcagataagtagccttatgcatgaTGGAGGGAGAGCTTAACCCCGGAAGGTAAAAaatagccttatgtaatgcaggaATGTAAAAGGCGAATAGTAGTAAGATTTCTTAGCTGATAGATGATTGTGATATCGTGGATGCTGGGGATGTTGGGTGTAGATAGTGAATTTGTGAATGAGCGATCGTTCTGAGAGTTTCAATCCTGAAGAGTGAATGTGTTCAATGACTTGCGACCTGGGTgcttgcatccaaagaaaaatcgtgagttctgtagaggggaaggttagttcgtgtcCCCTGGTTCTTGACGTcgtgtatcattggggtagcgttgctaaatgTCAGCGGTGCAAATGATATCTATGTatgatttaatatatataatgtaAGTATATATTTGAAAAACGATTTTATTttggatgaaccaacaactgcaaCGTGGTTCAAAGACATGGCAACCTTGCTTGTCCTGGaaatttgagggtcctcctcaaaattctgccccagtttactgggctggcgctgctgacggctgtgctgaatTACTGAAAACGGATTgattccagaattttgagggtcctcctcgaaattctgccccagtttactgggttgatgCTGATGAGGAGACTGACAAACtgacttcagaattttgagggtcctcctcaaaattctaccccagttccAATATcggggaaaatggaatttttattaaaatgtgaccgaacccatagggctgcctatgtatcccttttaaacgggaatcagttcaggcgtagttcaaattacatcatgaagaaaaagcaTGTGATAAAATGTACTATCGTTTTACTGCATCTGAGTTtattggctttggccagacttctctgtccatttctgcaagaataagggctccgcTAGTTAaaacccgatgaaccatgtatggaccctgccagttgggagagaatatcccctagcttcatcttgatgtggaaatattttcttcaacaccagttgCCCTGGTGTAAACTTCCTCGGCTtaactctcttgttgaaggctttggacattctgttttgTTATAACTGACCGTGGTAGACTGCATTCATTCTATTTCTATCTATAAGGGCTAACGGCTCGTAGCAACCTTTTATCCATTCTGCGTCGTCTAActctgcttcttgtatgatcctcaaggaggtaatttctacctcggcgggaatgactgcttctgtaccataaaccagcatgtagggagttgccccggttgatgtgcgaactgtggtacgataacccaataaggcgaacgataacttctcatgccattgtttgtgcctttcgatcatctttcttagtattttcttgatgttcttattggctgcttctacggctccattcatctgaggtctataagCTGTAgagttcttatgcttgatcttgaaagtttcatagattgctttcatcaagtcgttattgagattggaaccattgtTGGTGATGATTGATTCTGGGATCTCGAACCGATAGATAATACGGTCGCGGAAAAAATCTGCtacaactttcttggttactgCTTTATACGATGCTGtttcaacccacttggtaaagtaatcaattgccactaagatgaacaTGTGTCCATTTGATGTGGCAgactcgattggtccaataacatccattccccaggcagcgaacgaccatggtgagcttgttgtattaagcttgtttggaggcacctttatcatatctgcatgtatctgacaatgATGGCACCtttggacatactggatgtagtctgtttccatagtcatccaaaaatatcctgctcgaagtatcttctttgctaaaacaaaaccattcatgtgcggtccgcaggtcCTTGCGTGCACTTCCTCCAATAGTTTGGTTGCCTCTCTTGCATCGAcaccttagcaatcccaaatcaggagtcctcatgTACAGGactcctccgctgtgaaagaagttgttagataatctccgaagtgtgcgcttctgagtagcattggcaagctctggatattctcttgtcgtcaagtattctttgatgtcatggaaccaaggtttccCTTCAGCTTCCTCCTCaacgtgggcacaataagctggttggtCATAAATTTTGAcctggatgggatcaatgaaatttgtatctggatgttgAATCATGGATGACAATGTAGCTAgcacatcggcgaactcattcagtatcctgggaacatgttggaattccatCTTTCTGAATCTCTTCCTCAACTCCTATATGTGATGTAGGTAAGGGAGTATCTTAGGATTCTTGGTTTCccattcttctcgaacctgatgtatgagtaggtccgAGCCTTCGATCACTagtaactcctgaatgttcatatcgatggccaatttaagccctaagatgcaagcttcgtactcggccatgttgttggtgcatgggaacctgatCTTGGAGGATACCGGGTAACGCTGACCGGTTTTTGATACCAGGACCGCTCCTataccaactcctttgaaatttgcggctccatcgaaaaacatcctccaaccatcataggattctacaatgtcttctcctattaAAACTACCTCCTCGTCAGGAAAGTACATCTTCAGAGGCTCGTATCCTCCTCCCACAGGGTTCTCGGCGAGATGATCTGTTAGAgcttgtcctttgactgccttctgagtgaCGTAAACAATGTCACACTCActtaacaggatttgccacttggcgagcttgccggtaggcatgggcttctgaaagatatattttaacgtatccatccttgatatgacaTAAGTGGTGTAAGTACAAAAatagtgcctcaatttctgagctacccaggtcagagcacaacaggtgtGTTCTAATAAggaataccgagcctcgtacgggGTAAACTTCTTGTTGAGGTAGTAGATGGCTTGTTCTTttctccccgtttcatcatgttgtcctaaaacacaaccgaatgctccatccaaaACTGCGAGATAAAGCAAAAGGGGCCTCCCTGGTTCAGGCGGAACCAAGAATGGCGTTGAGAagtattccttaattctgtcaaaagCCTTTTGACAATCGTCAGTCCATTTGGTggcaacatcctttttcagcatcttgaagatgggttcacaaataacagtggactgagctatgaatcggctgatatagttgagcctCCCTagaaagctcatcacatccttcttgttctttggtggtggaaACTCTTGAATGGACTTA
The sequence above is drawn from the Nicotiana tabacum cultivar K326 chromosome 13, ASM71507v2, whole genome shotgun sequence genome and encodes:
- the LOC142168364 gene encoding uncharacterized protein LOC142168364; the protein is MKLDMQKAYDSIEWPFMEQVLNALAFPDKFVKWVMTCMETVTYTVMINGNLTKPFEAKKGLRQGDPMSPFLFVLAMEYLTRSLKTLNQIPDFNYHPKGDIGSIKLLFQCFMEFSNASGLMINKHKISIFFGGVSQADQEEILELLGIQKGELPTYWAQVFVLPKKITKLIEAMCRSFLWTGEGSISKKALLAWEKVCLPKSAGGFNIMNIAVWNKAAICKLRGRFGKVSWRRIVFHNTGCPQWTFILTVAAHGKLYTKDRLHKWGLQVDQKCVLCNQDNETIHHLFFECTYAKALWSALLPWQIIRRPVAGWDEELQWAEKKTKRNTAATELYKMAVAATVYHVWQERNTRIFQAKVTGWEAVSKKIIQEIHCRSTKHTAGILHRLDWYPV